One genomic region from Frateuria soli encodes:
- a CDS encoding chemotaxis response regulator CheY, whose translation MDKNMKILVVDDFSTMRRIVRNLLVELGFTNTLIQEADDGNNALIMLRSQPFDMVVTDWNMPNMTGIDLLRAIRAEPSLKGLPVLMVTAENNRDQIIAAAQAGVNGYIVKPFNAVTLKEKLTKIFERLAAAGASA comes from the coding sequence ATGGACAAGAACATGAAAATCCTCGTGGTGGACGATTTTTCCACCATGCGGCGCATCGTCAGGAACCTGCTGGTGGAGCTCGGCTTCACCAACACGCTGATCCAGGAAGCCGACGACGGCAACAACGCGCTAATCATGCTCCGGAGCCAGCCGTTCGACATGGTCGTGACCGACTGGAACATGCCCAACATGACCGGCATCGACCTGCTGCGCGCGATCCGCGCCGAGCCCTCGCTCAAGGGCCTGCCGGTGCTGATGGTCACCGCCGAGAACAACCGCGACCAGATCATCGCCGCGGCGCAGGCGGGCGTGAACGGCTACATCGTCAAGCCGTTCAACGCGGTCACGCTGAAGGAGAAGCTCACCAAGATCTTCGAGCGCCTCGCCGCCGCGGGAGCCAGCGCATGA
- a CDS encoding protein phosphatase CheZ: MSAVLATFDETALPPELQNLLNSADGAAFEQALDALVRQREQHLFRALGLLARDLHGAVSRLGNDLAQEGVPGRVADVRKHLNDVLEMSAQAAHRSIDFAERMSPEADALAQSAEQVLASAAPCDPVANLARQAGTFAGHCREGLNDMVMAQSWQDLSGQRIKKVVNFIESVESSLLELVRLTGALSGREPPPVVEKISGQDEADRLLSEFGF, encoded by the coding sequence ATGAGCGCCGTACTTGCCACCTTCGACGAGACCGCGCTGCCGCCGGAGCTGCAGAACCTCCTCAACAGCGCCGACGGCGCCGCTTTCGAGCAGGCGCTCGATGCACTGGTGCGCCAGCGCGAACAGCACCTGTTCCGCGCGCTGGGCCTGCTTGCGCGCGACCTGCATGGCGCGGTCAGCCGGCTCGGCAACGACCTGGCGCAGGAAGGCGTGCCCGGCCGCGTGGCCGACGTCCGCAAGCATCTGAACGACGTGCTGGAAATGAGCGCCCAGGCGGCCCACCGCAGCATCGATTTCGCCGAGCGCATGAGCCCGGAGGCCGACGCGCTGGCGCAGAGCGCCGAGCAGGTGCTGGCCTCGGCCGCGCCGTGCGACCCGGTCGCCAACCTGGCCCGCCAGGCCGGCACGTTCGCCGGTCATTGCCGCGAAGGTCTCAACGACATGGTGATGGCGCAGTCGTGGCAGGACCTGTCCGGCCAGCGCATCAAGAAGGTGGTCAACTTCATCGAGTCGGTGGAGTCCTCGCTGCTGGAGCTGGTCCGCCTGACCGGCGCGCTGTCCGGCCGCGAGCCGCCGCCGGTGGTGGAGAAGATCTCCGGCCAGGACGAGGCGGACCGCCTGCTCAGCGAATTCGGCTTCTGA
- a CDS encoding chemotaxis protein CheA codes for MDPSLDAELRDDFLVEAGELVERLSEQLVELEASPRDAELLNAVFRAFHTVKGGAGFLAVEPMVQLCHHAEDLLNVARNGALVLDSARMDALLEALDLLNAMMDALRGGASMAMPPPALLKRLMPGAAAPAPAPPPVAAPVAPPADGSIDDSEFEALLDSLYGTAAPGTVPPAAPAPATINDDEFEALLDNLHGTAAPGASAPTPGNSIADDEFEALLDNLHGKGGAPGAVPAPAPAAPAPAPAPARAAAPAETSVRVDTGRLDALVNHAGELVLVRNRLQSLAQKSGDETLAQAAAELDRVADEMQGAVLAMRMQPVGRLFQRFPRIVRDLARQLGKEVDLVTEGEGTDLDRSLVEALADPLIHLLRNALDHGLEMPEERLKAGKSRRGTVRLSASQRGERIVIAVSDDGHGMNPEVLKRKAVEKGVIDEAQAARLTENECYELIFRPGFSTAAQISDISGRGVGMDVVKTRVAELGGTLAVRSKLGHGSELELTVPLTLAILRVLMVRVGTRLFALPLSNVEEVFELAAGQDRMLDGRLVANHRGRALPLGDLAGWAGVLGAAPRHVVVLHVGHQRMGCLVHEVLGREDVMAKPLGPLFEGVPGIAGATVTGDGALALVLDLSGLADDGGQLLPSLRAAG; via the coding sequence ATGGACCCCTCACTCGACGCCGAACTGCGCGACGACTTCCTGGTCGAGGCCGGGGAGCTGGTCGAGCGCCTGTCGGAACAACTGGTCGAGCTGGAAGCCAGTCCGCGCGACGCCGAACTGCTCAACGCGGTGTTCCGCGCGTTCCACACGGTCAAGGGTGGCGCCGGCTTCCTCGCCGTCGAGCCGATGGTGCAGCTTTGCCACCATGCCGAGGATCTGCTCAACGTCGCCCGCAACGGCGCGCTGGTGCTGGACTCGGCCAGGATGGACGCGCTGCTCGAAGCGCTCGACCTGCTCAACGCGATGATGGATGCGCTGCGTGGCGGCGCGTCCATGGCGATGCCGCCGCCGGCGCTGCTCAAGCGGCTTATGCCGGGTGCGGCGGCACCCGCACCGGCGCCGCCGCCGGTCGCCGCGCCCGTGGCGCCGCCGGCGGATGGCAGCATCGACGACAGCGAATTCGAAGCCCTGCTCGACAGCCTGTACGGCACCGCCGCGCCGGGTACCGTGCCACCGGCCGCGCCCGCGCCCGCGACCATCAACGACGACGAGTTCGAAGCGTTGCTGGACAACCTGCACGGAACCGCGGCACCGGGTGCCAGCGCCCCGACACCCGGCAACAGCATCGCCGACGACGAGTTCGAGGCCCTGCTCGACAACCTGCACGGCAAGGGCGGTGCGCCCGGTGCCGTGCCGGCCCCGGCGCCTGCCGCTCCGGCACCCGCACCGGCGCCCGCCCGCGCGGCCGCGCCGGCCGAGACCAGCGTGCGCGTGGACACCGGCCGGCTCGACGCGCTGGTCAATCATGCCGGCGAACTGGTGCTGGTGCGCAACCGTCTGCAGAGCCTGGCGCAGAAGAGCGGCGACGAAACCCTGGCGCAGGCCGCGGCCGAACTCGACCGCGTCGCCGATGAAATGCAGGGCGCGGTGCTGGCCATGCGCATGCAGCCGGTCGGCCGGCTGTTCCAGCGCTTCCCGCGCATCGTGCGCGACCTCGCCCGCCAGCTCGGCAAGGAAGTGGACCTGGTCACCGAAGGCGAGGGCACCGACCTGGACCGCAGCCTGGTCGAGGCGCTGGCCGATCCGCTGATCCACCTGCTGCGCAACGCGCTCGACCACGGCCTGGAGATGCCGGAGGAGCGTCTGAAGGCCGGCAAGTCCCGTCGCGGCACCGTACGCCTGTCCGCCAGCCAGCGTGGCGAGCGCATCGTCATCGCGGTGAGCGACGACGGCCACGGCATGAATCCCGAGGTGCTCAAGCGCAAGGCGGTCGAGAAGGGCGTCATCGACGAGGCCCAGGCCGCGCGCCTGACCGAGAACGAATGCTACGAACTGATCTTCCGCCCGGGGTTTTCCACCGCCGCGCAGATCTCCGACATCTCGGGCCGCGGCGTCGGCATGGACGTGGTCAAGACGCGCGTGGCCGAACTGGGTGGCACCCTCGCGGTGCGCTCGAAGCTCGGCCATGGCAGCGAGCTGGAGCTGACCGTGCCGCTGACCCTGGCGATCCTGCGCGTGCTGATGGTGCGCGTGGGCACGCGCCTGTTCGCACTGCCGCTGTCCAACGTGGAGGAGGTGTTCGAACTGGCCGCCGGCCAGGACCGCATGCTCGATGGTCGCCTGGTCGCCAACCACCGCGGCCGCGCGCTGCCGCTGGGCGACCTGGCCGGCTGGGCCGGCGTGCTCGGCGCCGCGCCGCGCCACGTGGTGGTGCTGCACGTCGGCCACCAGCGCATGGGTTGCCTGGTACACGAGGTGCTGGGCCGCGAGGACGTGATGGCCAAGCCGCTGGGGCCGCTGTTCGAGGGCGTGCCCGGCATTGCCGGCGCCACCGTCACCGGCGACGGCGCTCTGGCGCTGGTGCTGGATCTTTCCGGCCTGGCCGACGATGGCGGGCAGTTGCTGCCGTCGCTGAGGGCGGCGGGCTGA
- a CDS encoding flagellar motor protein: MDPISLVGTILAFLVIIVGTILKGSTIGALVNPAAFVIVFAGTAAALMVQTPGSVLRRALGMLPMVYRPPVFQPSDLIERIIGWSEISRRQGLLGLEAKIDEESDGFVRKGLQMLVDGGEPEAIRGVLEVEMEAREHNELVAAKVFENAGIYSPTMGIIGAVMGLMAVMQNLADPSKLGHGIAAAFVATIYGVALANLLMLPMSARLKSLVRKQTQMREILVEGLVSIAEGDNPRQIEAKLQGYLS; encoded by the coding sequence ATGGACCCGATAAGCCTCGTCGGTACGATCCTGGCCTTCCTGGTCATCATCGTGGGCACCATCCTCAAGGGCTCCACGATCGGCGCGCTGGTCAACCCGGCGGCGTTCGTGATCGTGTTTGCCGGCACCGCGGCCGCGCTGATGGTGCAGACGCCCGGCAGCGTGCTCAGGCGGGCGCTGGGCATGCTGCCGATGGTCTACCGGCCGCCGGTGTTCCAGCCCTCCGACCTGATCGAGCGGATCATCGGCTGGAGCGAGATCTCGCGCCGCCAGGGCCTGCTCGGCCTGGAAGCCAAGATCGACGAGGAAAGCGATGGCTTCGTGCGCAAGGGGCTGCAGATGCTGGTCGACGGCGGCGAGCCGGAAGCGATCCGCGGCGTGCTCGAGGTCGAGATGGAGGCGCGCGAGCACAACGAACTGGTAGCCGCCAAGGTGTTCGAGAACGCCGGCATCTACTCGCCCACGATGGGCATCATCGGGGCGGTGATGGGCCTGATGGCCGTGATGCAGAACCTCGCCGATCCCAGCAAGCTTGGCCATGGCATCGCCGCGGCCTTCGTCGCCACCATCTACGGCGTGGCGCTGGCCAACCTGCTGATGCTGCCGATGTCCGCGCGGCTCAAGAGCCTGGTACGCAAGCAGACGCAGATGCGCGAGATCCTCGTCGAGGGGCTGGTGTCGATCGCCGAAGGGGACAACCCTCGACAGATCGAAGCCAAGCTGCAGGGGTATCTGTCGTGA
- the motD gene encoding flagellar motor protein MotD: MKRKHHEDHVNHEAWAIPYADLMTLLLAFFVVMYAVSVVNEGKYRVMSESIIEAFNGSSHVIAPMPPTKARPHNVDPAIAAPQSQPGAAVAPVAVPIPLRPAPRRMVAERSAHETMRDVQATQEAQRQANLTRIQQAVEKALQPLIDKQQVVVRRTPNWLEIEIRTDILFPSGVAQLSHQADVVLSNLGGILAPFGNPLRIEGYTDDKPINTAVFPSNWELSAARAASVARLFTEHGVSPARLGIIGWGQFRPAADNATLEGRNRNRRVLVVVLSDHAMPTRYSGGADRVGQLADAAPPADAGHTPLPPGAGLAGAGATQNTSKAAVRVVEAPLIVTPGLGK, translated from the coding sequence ATGAAACGCAAGCACCACGAGGACCACGTCAATCACGAGGCCTGGGCGATTCCCTATGCCGACCTGATGACGCTGCTGCTCGCCTTCTTCGTGGTGATGTACGCGGTCTCGGTGGTCAACGAGGGCAAGTACCGCGTGATGTCCGAGTCGATCATCGAGGCGTTCAACGGTTCCAGCCACGTGATCGCGCCGATGCCGCCGACGAAGGCCAGGCCGCACAACGTCGACCCGGCGATAGCCGCGCCGCAGAGCCAGCCCGGCGCCGCCGTCGCGCCGGTGGCGGTACCGATCCCGCTGCGCCCGGCCCCGCGGCGCATGGTCGCCGAACGCTCGGCGCACGAGACCATGCGCGACGTGCAGGCCACGCAGGAGGCGCAACGCCAGGCCAACCTCACCCGCATCCAGCAAGCGGTGGAGAAGGCGCTGCAGCCCCTGATCGACAAACAGCAGGTGGTGGTGCGGCGCACGCCGAACTGGCTCGAGATCGAGATCCGCACCGACATCCTGTTTCCCAGCGGCGTGGCGCAGCTCTCGCACCAGGCCGACGTGGTGCTCAGCAACCTGGGCGGCATCCTCGCGCCGTTCGGCAACCCGCTGCGGATCGAGGGATACACCGACGACAAGCCGATCAACACGGCTGTCTTTCCGTCCAACTGGGAACTCTCTGCCGCCCGCGCCGCCAGCGTGGCGCGGCTGTTCACCGAACACGGCGTGAGTCCCGCGCGGCTCGGCATCATCGGCTGGGGCCAGTTCCGGCCCGCGGCCGACAACGCCACCCTCGAAGGCCGCAACCGCAATCGCCGCGTGCTCGTCGTGGTGCTGAGCGACCACGCGATGCCGACGCGTTACTCCGGCGGCGCCGACCGGGTCGGCCAGCTCGCCGACGCCGCGCCACCCGCCGATGCGGGCCACACACCGCTGCCGCCGGGCGCGGGGCTGGCCGGGGCCGGTGCGACGCAGAACACGTCCAAGGCCGCGGTGCGCGTCGTCGAAGCGCCGCTGATCGTCACGCCCGGGCTCGGCAAATGA
- a CDS encoding chemotaxis protein CheW, with protein sequence MNAPATANPRHWLTFQLDGQAYAAPLTQVSEVIRIGEVTPVPGAASDLLGIRHLRGRVVPVLDGRRRLGLPPRDGDTDGVRVVMLNHAGQAVGLRVDGVGELLLPGDDAIAPPPPGRAVRVDDPVIGVLPWKGGFVALLDVRRLCRLPEADAA encoded by the coding sequence ATGAATGCTCCGGCCACCGCGAACCCCCGGCACTGGCTCACCTTCCAGCTCGATGGCCAGGCCTATGCCGCACCGCTGACCCAGGTGAGCGAGGTGATCCGTATCGGCGAGGTGACACCGGTGCCCGGTGCCGCCTCCGATCTGCTGGGCATCCGTCACCTGCGTGGGCGCGTGGTGCCGGTATTGGACGGCCGTCGCCGGCTTGGCCTGCCGCCACGGGACGGCGACACCGACGGCGTGCGCGTGGTGATGCTCAACCATGCCGGCCAGGCGGTCGGTCTTCGCGTGGATGGGGTGGGTGAGCTGCTGCTGCCCGGTGACGACGCGATCGCCCCGCCACCGCCCGGTCGCGCCGTGCGCGTGGACGATCCGGTCATCGGCGTGCTGCCGTGGAAGGGCGGTTTCGTCGCGCTGCTGGACGTACGTCGACTCTGCCGGCTGCCGGAGGCGGACGCGGCCTGA
- a CDS encoding DsrE family protein, translating into MSYSKATTMSEDLAPSPIRRALAWSGIALLLVACAAAVAFTFSRPQPDPRLAYPRIHGAGGVLPVGPNALMPSTVAEHRLYIDVDSDEPTRGEINRRLHTAAKLLNLYALAGVPNEKVHLVVLFYGRGVDLALSDAAYLKKFGHPNPNAELIRKLRKANVDMVVCGQALGHQNFVAANIRPGVTLALSALTKREELQAAGYGEVPKEPD; encoded by the coding sequence ATGTCCTACAGCAAAGCGACCACCATGTCCGAAGATCTCGCCCCTTCGCCGATCCGCCGAGCACTGGCCTGGAGTGGCATCGCGCTGCTGCTGGTCGCCTGCGCCGCGGCCGTTGCCTTCACTTTCTCGCGCCCGCAACCCGACCCGCGGCTGGCCTACCCGCGCATCCATGGCGCGGGGGGCGTGCTGCCGGTGGGTCCGAATGCGCTGATGCCCTCGACCGTGGCCGAGCACCGCCTCTACATCGACGTCGACAGCGACGAGCCCACCCGCGGCGAGATCAACCGGCGCCTGCACACCGCGGCGAAGCTGCTCAACCTGTATGCGCTGGCGGGCGTGCCCAACGAGAAGGTGCACCTGGTCGTGCTCTTCTACGGGCGCGGAGTCGATCTCGCGCTGTCGGACGCGGCCTATCTGAAGAAGTTCGGCCACCCCAACCCGAACGCCGAGCTGATCCGGAAGCTGCGCAAGGCCAACGTCGACATGGTCGTGTGCGGGCAGGCGCTGGGGCACCAGAACTTCGTCGCCGCCAACATCCGCCCGGGGGTGACGTTGGCGCTGTCGGCATTGACCAAGCGCGAGGAGCTGCAGGCAGCCGGCTATGGCGAGGTACCGAAGGAGCCGGATTGA
- a CDS encoding c-type cytochrome, which produces MSARLSLLLLATLALGACTDHTPLDAQAAEAHAPVAKAPAFAPPPESAIPEGPYGDMVRLGREIFVHTRKAAPAYVGNGLACVNCHLDAGRLADSAPLWAAYGMYPQYRKKNRHVNGYGERLQGCFMYSMNGKAPPLDDKVILALETYSSWMAQGAPHGMKLEGAGYPKVRPPAEKPDYARGQAVFERDCALCHGADGRGRKVAGDYVFPPLWGPDSFNWGAGMHELDKASAFIKANMPLSRGGSLSDQEAWDVAMFMDAHERPQDPRYNGDLAATRKAFHDTPMSLYGQRINGSLLGSEPAR; this is translated from the coding sequence ATGAGCGCGCGGCTTTCCCTCCTGCTGCTCGCCACGCTCGCCCTGGGCGCCTGCACGGACCACACGCCGCTGGACGCACAGGCCGCCGAGGCCCACGCGCCGGTTGCCAAGGCGCCCGCCTTCGCCCCGCCGCCCGAATCGGCCATTCCGGAAGGCCCTTACGGCGACATGGTCCGGCTGGGTCGCGAGATCTTCGTGCACACGCGCAAGGCCGCGCCGGCCTACGTCGGCAACGGGCTGGCGTGCGTCAATTGTCATCTGGATGCGGGTCGGCTGGCCGACTCGGCGCCGCTGTGGGCCGCGTACGGCATGTATCCCCAGTACCGCAAGAAGAACCGCCACGTGAACGGCTACGGCGAACGCCTGCAGGGCTGTTTCATGTATAGCATGAACGGCAAGGCGCCGCCGCTGGACGACAAGGTGATCCTCGCGCTGGAAACCTATTCGTCGTGGATGGCGCAAGGCGCGCCGCACGGCATGAAACTCGAGGGTGCCGGTTACCCGAAGGTCCGGCCGCCGGCGGAGAAGCCCGACTACGCGCGCGGCCAGGCGGTGTTCGAACGCGACTGCGCGCTCTGCCACGGCGCGGATGGCCGGGGCCGGAAGGTTGCCGGCGACTACGTGTTCCCGCCGCTGTGGGGACCGGATTCGTTCAACTGGGGCGCCGGCATGCACGAGCTGGACAAGGCGTCCGCTTTCATCAAGGCCAACATGCCGCTCAGCCGCGGCGGCAGCCTGAGCGACCAGGAGGCGTGGGACGTGGCGATGTTCATGGATGCCCACGAACGCCCGCAGGATCCGCGCTACAACGGCGACCTGGCGGCCACGCGCAAGGCCTTCCACGACACGCCGATGTCGCTGTACGGCCAGCGCATCAACGGCAGCCTGCTCGGATCGGAACCGGCCCGATGA
- a CDS encoding c-type cytochrome — MSASLRVRFRSIARVLGSALFAGVSPWVVHATSAQALVTRGNGHGAPPCQSCHGANGEGQAAAGFPRLAGLDAAYLARQLADYANGTRANAIMQPIARALSADERQAVAAYYSELPVPAIAPSPQKPANGLGAMLATRGRWSQQVPACEQCHGPGGVGVGSHFPPLAGQPAAYIEAQLQAWQQGKRRNDPLQLMQHLSGKLDAQDIAAVAQWFAAQPLPAGSAR; from the coding sequence ATGTCCGCAAGTCTGCGAGTGCGCTTTCGCTCGATCGCGCGCGTGCTGGGAAGCGCGCTGTTTGCAGGGGTATCCCCGTGGGTGGTGCATGCCACGTCTGCGCAAGCGCTGGTCACCCGGGGCAACGGGCACGGTGCACCACCCTGCCAGTCCTGCCACGGGGCCAACGGTGAGGGCCAGGCGGCCGCGGGCTTTCCGCGGCTGGCCGGGCTGGATGCCGCCTATCTGGCCCGGCAGTTGGCCGACTATGCCAACGGCACGCGCGCCAATGCCATCATGCAGCCGATCGCACGGGCACTATCCGCCGATGAGCGGCAGGCGGTCGCGGCGTACTACTCCGAATTGCCGGTGCCGGCGATTGCGCCCTCGCCGCAGAAGCCAGCGAACGGGCTGGGCGCCATGCTCGCCACGCGCGGGCGCTGGTCGCAACAGGTGCCGGCGTGCGAGCAATGCCACGGACCGGGCGGCGTGGGCGTGGGCTCGCATTTCCCGCCGCTGGCCGGACAGCCGGCGGCGTACATCGAGGCGCAGCTGCAGGCGTGGCAGCAGGGAAAGCGGCGCAACGATCCGTTGCAGCTGATGCAACACCTGAGCGGCAAGCTCGACGCGCAGGACATCGCGGCCGTAGCACAGTGGTTCGCCGCGCAACCGCTGCCGGCCGGGAGCGCACGATGA
- a CDS encoding flagellar biosynthesis protein encodes MSAALPPPQRRVTLRLAGPETTSAPLPPEALELLLARARALGFPLHHDPQIAAVLAALRLREDVPVLLYAAAAAVLASVYDASGEPEQAAVRNSP; translated from the coding sequence GTGAGCGCCGCCCTGCCACCGCCGCAGCGCCGCGTCACCCTGCGCCTGGCTGGTCCGGAAACCACGTCTGCGCCGCTGCCGCCCGAGGCACTCGAACTGCTGCTGGCCCGCGCCCGCGCGCTCGGCTTCCCGCTGCACCACGACCCGCAGATCGCCGCGGTCCTCGCCGCCCTGCGCCTGCGCGAGGACGTGCCGGTGCTGCTCTACGCCGCCGCTGCCGCGGTGCTGGCGAGCGTGTACGACGCGAGCGGCGAGCCCGAACAGGCCGCCGTTCGGAATTCTCCGTAG